The Sebastes umbrosus isolate fSebUmb1 chromosome 23, fSebUmb1.pri, whole genome shotgun sequence genome contains a region encoding:
- the apaf1 gene encoding apoptotic protease-activating factor 1 isoform X2 has protein sequence MALEEGARSCLLRFRHRLEEDIKPSYLMDHMISDGVLTVDEEERVKTQPTRKDQAVALLELLLRKDNQAYISFYNALVNEAYNDLANLLYDDIPRMLPDAHKSSANGYTPYVQTVLSEGGVPQRPVVFVNRPELVNRVREKLYWLQKEPGWVTVYGMAGSGKSVMAAEAVRHHGLIEECFPGGIHWLSIGQLEKTDLLVKIQSLCFRLEQSLDSQSLHRPPNSLDEAKERLRFLTLRRYSRSLLILDDIWDSTVLKAFDIHCRILLTTRNRSLADSVSGAKYEVEVASGLDENKGLEILALYTKTELLGLPEEARSIVRECKGSPLVVSLIGALLKEKPDRWRYYLRQLQQKQFKRIRKSSSYDYDALDQAMAASIEVLPDEHRELYKDLTVIEKDIKIPAKVLSVLWDLEPEEVEDILEDFVNKSLLFVDTNNKPYLYYLHDLQLDFLVEQNRTQLESLHSKVVHQYQQHYRDAPPTSGDEECLYWIRFLTYHMAKANLSQELYSLMFSLDWVSIKAQIMGPAHLINDYVEYGPILDKENSEVRSQFQEFLSQNGHQLEQRPFPDVVQLALSQPHTSEVYKQALLQAQDRAATGKLYFDWLNKSSVESLSRLVIHPHQGSIYSACFSQDGARIASCGASKTLKVFKSNTGEKLTEIQAHDDEVLCCAFSPDDRLLATCSSDRKVKVWNVERAMLLRVFEEEHEEQVNHCQFTNTTHRQLLATCSNDKFLNVKLWNLNKPSSQNTMFGHFEPVNHCCFSPDDTYVSTSSNDGTVKLFQVSSANEWKTINVRDMFTESDEEVLVKCSTWTADGKRIICAARNAALVFDVETSDMLLEIRTNRLSIVQYCHACPTSNLLAIAFSNYAVELWDLEANKKMADCSGHLSWVQRVQFSRDGSQLLSCSDDQTVRLWETKKVHTSSADCLKRDSDVLFNDEEIIVSAADNCNRLQVRDGRTGSVLFQSEEKSSRIRCTCMCRQPSAVALGQEDGTVQVLEVPSGKLLATLLGHTKTVLHCRFSQNGQTLITSSEDTTIRVWRWQSGECKVLQGHKEQVRCFSLLSTSPADTRLLSWSFDGTVKLWDTESGEKLQDIEAHRGAILSCHVSPDGCLFATTSADKTAKLWHCESWQCIHTLSGHQDCVRSCRFSWDSRRLATGDDNGEIRLWSVKDGSLLRICSREGKDGMDSLHGGWVTDLHFSPDNSLLVSTGGYIKWWDVEKGEALQTFFPTGTALKRIHISSDFSTFVTIDSIGILYILQRVV, from the exons ATGGCGTTGGAGGAAGGGGCACGGAGCTGTCTGCTGCGCTTTCGCCACAGACTGGAGGAGGACATCAAGCCGTCCTACCTGATGGACCACATGATCAGTGACGGTGTGCTCACtgtagatgaggaggagagggtcaAGACGCAG cccACCAGGAAGGATCAGGCTGTGGCTCTGCTGGAGCTACTGCTGAGGAAGGACAACCAGGCCTACATCTCCTTCTATAATGCCCTGGTCAATGAGGCATACAATGATTTGGCCAATCTGCTTTACGATGACATACCGCGCATGTTACCCGACGCACACAAGAGCTCCGCTAATGGCTACACACCTTATG TCCAGACGGTGCTCAGTGAAGGCGGCGTACCACAGAGACCCGTGGTGTTTGTCAACAGACCAGAACTTGTGAACCGCGTCCGGGAGAAACTCTACTGGCTGCAGAAGGAGCCTGGCTGGGTCACCGTCTACGGCATGGCTGGCTCGGGCAAATCCGTCATGGCTGCTGAGGCTGTCCGACACCACGGACTCATCGAAG AGTGCTTTCCCGGAGGGATCCACTGGCTGTCCATCGGCCAGCTGGAAAAAACAGACTTACTAGTGAAGATCCAGTCATTGTGTTTCCGTCTGGAGCAGAGTCTGGATTCCCAGTCTCTCCACCGGCCCCCCAACTCTCTGGACGAGGCCAAGGAGCGCCTGCGCTTCCTCACGCTGCGCAGATATTCAAG ATCTCTGCTGATTCTTGATGACATCTGGGACAGCACAGTGCTGAAGGCGTTTGATATCCACTGTCGGATACTTTTGACCACAAGAAACAGAAGCCTCGCTGACTCTGTTAGTG GTGCCAAATATGAGGTGGAAGTGGCGAGTGGTCTGGATGAAAACAAGGGACTGGAGATCCTCGCTCTGTACACTAAAACTGAACTCCTGGGACTTCCTGAGGAGGCTCGCAGCATCGTCAGAGAATGTAAAG GTTCCCCTCTGGTGGTGTCCCTGATCGGGGCTCTGCTCAAAGAGAAACCAGACCGCTGGCGCTACTACCTCCGCCAGCTGCAGCAGAAGCAGTTCAAGCGTATAAGGAAGTCGTCCTCTTACGACTACGACGCCCTCGACCAGGCCATGGCGGCGAGCATTGAAGTCCTACCTGATGAACATCGAGAACTCTACAAAGACCTCACTGTGATAGAGAAGGACATCAAAATCCCTGCAAAG GTGCTGTCTGTTCTGTGGGACCTGGAGccggaggaggtggaggacatTCTCGAGGACTTTGTCAACAAGTCTCTTCTTTTTGTGGACACTAACAATAAACCCTACCTGTACTACCTCCATGACCTCCAGCTGGACTTCCTGGTGGAGCAGAATCGCACCCAGCTCGAG AGCCTCCACAGTAAGGTGGTGCATCAGTACCAGCAGCACTACAGAGACGCTCCTCCCACCTCAGGAGATGAGGAATGTCTCTACTGGATCAGATTCCTGACCTACCACATGGCCAAAGCCAACCTCtcccag gAGCTCTATTCGCTCATGTTTTCTCTGGACTGGGTCAGCATCAAGGCCCAGATCATGGGTCCAGCTCACCTCATCAATGACTATGTGGAGTACGGACCCATTCTGGACAAAGAG AACAGTGAAGTGCGCAGTCAGTTCCAGGAGTTTCTGTCTCAGAACGGCCACCAGCTGGAGCAGCGTCCGTTCCCCGACGTGGTGCAGCTCGCTCTGTCTCAGCCTCACACCTCCGAGGTCTACAAACAGGCACTGCTGCAAGCACAGGACCGGGCCGCCACGGGGAAACTCTATTTTGACTGGCT gAATAAGAGCAGCGTAGAGAGTCTGTCCCGTCTGGTGATCCACCCCCACCAGGGCTCCATCTACTCCGCCTGCTTCTCCCAGGATGGAGCCAGGATCGCCTCCTGTGGAGCCAGCAAGACACTCAAA GTGTTTAAAAGCAACACGGGTGAGAAGCTCACAGAGATCCAGGCCCATGACGATGAGGTGCTCTGCTGTGCCTTCTCCCCTGACGACCGTCTCCTAGCAACCTGCTCCAGCGACAGGAAAGTCAAG GTGTGGAACGTGGAGCGAGCCATGCTGCTGAGGGTCTTTGAGGAGGAGCATGAGGAGCAGGTCAACCACTGTCAGTTCACCAACACGACACATCGCCAACTGCTGGCCACCTGCTCCAACGACAAGTTCTTGAATGTCAAG cTATGGAACCTCAACAAGCCGTCCTCCCAAAACACCATGTTTGGCCACTTTGAGCCAGTCAACCACTGCTGTTTCTCCCCTGATGACACTTATGTGTCCACTTCCTCCAACGACGGGACCGTTAAG CTATTTCAGGTGTCGTCCGCCAACGAGTGGAAGACAATCAATGTGAGAGACATGTTTACAGAGAGTGACGAAGAGGTCCTCGTGAAGTGCAGCACCTGGACCGCTGACGGCAAACGCATCATATGTGCAGCCAGGAACGCCGCTCTG gTGTTTGACGTGGAGACGTCGGACATGTTGTTGGAGATCAGAACGAATCGTCTGAGCATAGTGCAGTACTGTCACGCCTGTCCCACTAGTAACCTGCTGGCAATCGCATTCTCAAACTACGCGGTGGAG ctGTGGGACTTGGAGGCCAATAAGAAGATGGCTGACTGCAGTGGTCACCTGAGTTGGGTCCAGCGTGTCCAGTTCTCTCGTGACGGCTCCCAGCTGCTCTCCTGCTCTGACGACCAGACCGTCAGG CTATGGGAGACTAAGAAGGTGCACACCTCCTCAGCTGACTGCCTGAAAAGAGACTCTGACGTCCTCTTCAATGATGAAGAAATCATAGTGTCGGCCGCAGACAACTGCAACAGACTGCAG gtgcgTGATGGCAGGACGGGATCAGTGCTGTTCCAGTCGGAGGAGAAGTCGTCAAGGATCCGGTGTACGTGTATGTGCAGACAGCCCTCTGCTGTGGCCCTGGGTCAGGAGGACGGCACCGTACAG GTGTTGGAGGTGCCCTCTGGGAAGCTCCTAGCCACCCTGCTGGGACACACCAAGACGGTGCTGCACTGCCGCTTCAGCCAGAACGGCCAAACACTTATCACGTCCTCCGAGGACACCACCATACGG GTGTGGAGGTGGCAGTCTGGGGAGTGTAAAGTACTGCAGGGTCACAAGGAACAGGTCCGAtgcttctctctgctctccacCTCGCCCGCCGACACAAGACTGCTGTCCTGGTCCTTCGACGGCACTGTCAAG TTGTGGGACACCGAAAGTGGAGAGAAGCTGCAGGACATCGAGGCTCACCGGGGAGCCATCCTGTCCTGTCACGTCTCGCCAGACGGATGCCTCTTCGCCACCACCTCTGCTGACAAGACTGCTAAG TTGTGGCACTGTGAATCTTGGCAGTGTATCCACACGCTGAGCGGCCACCAAGACTGCGTCCGAAGCTGCCGGTTCTCCTGGGACAGCCGACGCCTCGCGACAGGAGACGACAACGGAGAGATTCGG CTCTGGAGTGTCAAGGACGGCTCTCTGCTGAGGATTTGTTCCCGTGAAGGTAAAGACGGCATGGACTCGCTCCACGGAGGCTGGGTGACTGACCTGCACTTCTCCCCAGACAACTCTCTTCTGGTCTCCACTGGCGGCTACATCAAG
- the apaf1 gene encoding apoptotic protease-activating factor 1 isoform X1 — translation MALEEGARSCLLRFRHRLEEDIKPSYLMDHMISDGVLTVDEEERVKTQPTRKDQAVALLELLLRKDNQAYISFYNALVNEAYNDLANLLYDDIPRMLPDAHKSSANGYTPYVQTVLSEGGVPQRPVVFVNRPELVNRVREKLYWLQKEPGWVTVYGMAGSGKSVMAAEAVRHHGLIEECFPGGIHWLSIGQLEKTDLLVKIQSLCFRLEQSLDSQSLHRPPNSLDEAKERLRFLTLRRYSRSLLILDDIWDSTVLKAFDIHCRILLTTRNRSLADSVSGAKYEVEVASGLDENKGLEILALYTKTELLGLPEEARSIVRECKGSPLVVSLIGALLKEKPDRWRYYLRQLQQKQFKRIRKSSSYDYDALDQAMAASIEVLPDEHRELYKDLTVIEKDIKIPAKVLSVLWDLEPEEVEDILEDFVNKSLLFVDTNNKPYLYYLHDLQLDFLVEQNRTQLESLHSKVVHQYQQHYRDAPPTSGDEECLYWIRFLTYHMAKANLSQELYSLMFSLDWVSIKAQIMGPAHLINDYVEYGPILDKENSEVRSQFQEFLSQNGHQLEQRPFPDVVQLALSQPHTSEVYKQALLQAQDRAATGKLYFDWLNKSSVESLSRLVIHPHQGSIYSACFSQDGARIASCGASKTLKVFKSNTGEKLTEIQAHDDEVLCCAFSPDDRLLATCSSDRKVKVWNVERAMLLRVFEEEHEEQVNHCQFTNTTHRQLLATCSNDKFLNVKLWNLNKPSSQNTMFGHFEPVNHCCFSPDDTYVSTSSNDGTVKLFQVSSANEWKTINVRDMFTESDEEVLVKCSTWTADGKRIICAARNAALVFDVETSDMLLEIRTNRLSIVQYCHACPTSNLLAIAFSNYAVELWDLEANKKMADCSGHLSWVQRVQFSRDGSQLLSCSDDQTVRLWETKKVHTSSADCLKRDSDVLFNDEEIIVSAADNCNRLQVRDGRTGSVLFQSEEKSSRIRCTCMCRQPSAVALGQEDGTVQAAGLTASQVLRRVGCRIRRLLTSFRGSMLAVGLHTGRVQVLEVPSGKLLATLLGHTKTVLHCRFSQNGQTLITSSEDTTIRVWRWQSGECKVLQGHKEQVRCFSLLSTSPADTRLLSWSFDGTVKLWDTESGEKLQDIEAHRGAILSCHVSPDGCLFATTSADKTAKLWHCESWQCIHTLSGHQDCVRSCRFSWDSRRLATGDDNGEIRLWSVKDGSLLRICSREGKDGMDSLHGGWVTDLHFSPDNSLLVSTGGYIKWWDVEKGEALQTFFPTGTALKRIHISSDFSTFVTIDSIGILYILQRVV, via the exons ATGGCGTTGGAGGAAGGGGCACGGAGCTGTCTGCTGCGCTTTCGCCACAGACTGGAGGAGGACATCAAGCCGTCCTACCTGATGGACCACATGATCAGTGACGGTGTGCTCACtgtagatgaggaggagagggtcaAGACGCAG cccACCAGGAAGGATCAGGCTGTGGCTCTGCTGGAGCTACTGCTGAGGAAGGACAACCAGGCCTACATCTCCTTCTATAATGCCCTGGTCAATGAGGCATACAATGATTTGGCCAATCTGCTTTACGATGACATACCGCGCATGTTACCCGACGCACACAAGAGCTCCGCTAATGGCTACACACCTTATG TCCAGACGGTGCTCAGTGAAGGCGGCGTACCACAGAGACCCGTGGTGTTTGTCAACAGACCAGAACTTGTGAACCGCGTCCGGGAGAAACTCTACTGGCTGCAGAAGGAGCCTGGCTGGGTCACCGTCTACGGCATGGCTGGCTCGGGCAAATCCGTCATGGCTGCTGAGGCTGTCCGACACCACGGACTCATCGAAG AGTGCTTTCCCGGAGGGATCCACTGGCTGTCCATCGGCCAGCTGGAAAAAACAGACTTACTAGTGAAGATCCAGTCATTGTGTTTCCGTCTGGAGCAGAGTCTGGATTCCCAGTCTCTCCACCGGCCCCCCAACTCTCTGGACGAGGCCAAGGAGCGCCTGCGCTTCCTCACGCTGCGCAGATATTCAAG ATCTCTGCTGATTCTTGATGACATCTGGGACAGCACAGTGCTGAAGGCGTTTGATATCCACTGTCGGATACTTTTGACCACAAGAAACAGAAGCCTCGCTGACTCTGTTAGTG GTGCCAAATATGAGGTGGAAGTGGCGAGTGGTCTGGATGAAAACAAGGGACTGGAGATCCTCGCTCTGTACACTAAAACTGAACTCCTGGGACTTCCTGAGGAGGCTCGCAGCATCGTCAGAGAATGTAAAG GTTCCCCTCTGGTGGTGTCCCTGATCGGGGCTCTGCTCAAAGAGAAACCAGACCGCTGGCGCTACTACCTCCGCCAGCTGCAGCAGAAGCAGTTCAAGCGTATAAGGAAGTCGTCCTCTTACGACTACGACGCCCTCGACCAGGCCATGGCGGCGAGCATTGAAGTCCTACCTGATGAACATCGAGAACTCTACAAAGACCTCACTGTGATAGAGAAGGACATCAAAATCCCTGCAAAG GTGCTGTCTGTTCTGTGGGACCTGGAGccggaggaggtggaggacatTCTCGAGGACTTTGTCAACAAGTCTCTTCTTTTTGTGGACACTAACAATAAACCCTACCTGTACTACCTCCATGACCTCCAGCTGGACTTCCTGGTGGAGCAGAATCGCACCCAGCTCGAG AGCCTCCACAGTAAGGTGGTGCATCAGTACCAGCAGCACTACAGAGACGCTCCTCCCACCTCAGGAGATGAGGAATGTCTCTACTGGATCAGATTCCTGACCTACCACATGGCCAAAGCCAACCTCtcccag gAGCTCTATTCGCTCATGTTTTCTCTGGACTGGGTCAGCATCAAGGCCCAGATCATGGGTCCAGCTCACCTCATCAATGACTATGTGGAGTACGGACCCATTCTGGACAAAGAG AACAGTGAAGTGCGCAGTCAGTTCCAGGAGTTTCTGTCTCAGAACGGCCACCAGCTGGAGCAGCGTCCGTTCCCCGACGTGGTGCAGCTCGCTCTGTCTCAGCCTCACACCTCCGAGGTCTACAAACAGGCACTGCTGCAAGCACAGGACCGGGCCGCCACGGGGAAACTCTATTTTGACTGGCT gAATAAGAGCAGCGTAGAGAGTCTGTCCCGTCTGGTGATCCACCCCCACCAGGGCTCCATCTACTCCGCCTGCTTCTCCCAGGATGGAGCCAGGATCGCCTCCTGTGGAGCCAGCAAGACACTCAAA GTGTTTAAAAGCAACACGGGTGAGAAGCTCACAGAGATCCAGGCCCATGACGATGAGGTGCTCTGCTGTGCCTTCTCCCCTGACGACCGTCTCCTAGCAACCTGCTCCAGCGACAGGAAAGTCAAG GTGTGGAACGTGGAGCGAGCCATGCTGCTGAGGGTCTTTGAGGAGGAGCATGAGGAGCAGGTCAACCACTGTCAGTTCACCAACACGACACATCGCCAACTGCTGGCCACCTGCTCCAACGACAAGTTCTTGAATGTCAAG cTATGGAACCTCAACAAGCCGTCCTCCCAAAACACCATGTTTGGCCACTTTGAGCCAGTCAACCACTGCTGTTTCTCCCCTGATGACACTTATGTGTCCACTTCCTCCAACGACGGGACCGTTAAG CTATTTCAGGTGTCGTCCGCCAACGAGTGGAAGACAATCAATGTGAGAGACATGTTTACAGAGAGTGACGAAGAGGTCCTCGTGAAGTGCAGCACCTGGACCGCTGACGGCAAACGCATCATATGTGCAGCCAGGAACGCCGCTCTG gTGTTTGACGTGGAGACGTCGGACATGTTGTTGGAGATCAGAACGAATCGTCTGAGCATAGTGCAGTACTGTCACGCCTGTCCCACTAGTAACCTGCTGGCAATCGCATTCTCAAACTACGCGGTGGAG ctGTGGGACTTGGAGGCCAATAAGAAGATGGCTGACTGCAGTGGTCACCTGAGTTGGGTCCAGCGTGTCCAGTTCTCTCGTGACGGCTCCCAGCTGCTCTCCTGCTCTGACGACCAGACCGTCAGG CTATGGGAGACTAAGAAGGTGCACACCTCCTCAGCTGACTGCCTGAAAAGAGACTCTGACGTCCTCTTCAATGATGAAGAAATCATAGTGTCGGCCGCAGACAACTGCAACAGACTGCAG gtgcgTGATGGCAGGACGGGATCAGTGCTGTTCCAGTCGGAGGAGAAGTCGTCAAGGATCCGGTGTACGTGTATGTGCAGACAGCCCTCTGCTGTGGCCCTGGGTCAGGAGGACGGCACCGTACAG GCAGCAGGGCTGACAGCTAGTCAGGTACTGAGGAGAGTCGGCTGCAGGATCCGACGACTGTTGACCTCCTTCAGGGGGTCGATGCTGGCTGTAGGGCTACACACAGGCAGGGTGCAG GTGTTGGAGGTGCCCTCTGGGAAGCTCCTAGCCACCCTGCTGGGACACACCAAGACGGTGCTGCACTGCCGCTTCAGCCAGAACGGCCAAACACTTATCACGTCCTCCGAGGACACCACCATACGG GTGTGGAGGTGGCAGTCTGGGGAGTGTAAAGTACTGCAGGGTCACAAGGAACAGGTCCGAtgcttctctctgctctccacCTCGCCCGCCGACACAAGACTGCTGTCCTGGTCCTTCGACGGCACTGTCAAG TTGTGGGACACCGAAAGTGGAGAGAAGCTGCAGGACATCGAGGCTCACCGGGGAGCCATCCTGTCCTGTCACGTCTCGCCAGACGGATGCCTCTTCGCCACCACCTCTGCTGACAAGACTGCTAAG TTGTGGCACTGTGAATCTTGGCAGTGTATCCACACGCTGAGCGGCCACCAAGACTGCGTCCGAAGCTGCCGGTTCTCCTGGGACAGCCGACGCCTCGCGACAGGAGACGACAACGGAGAGATTCGG CTCTGGAGTGTCAAGGACGGCTCTCTGCTGAGGATTTGTTCCCGTGAAGGTAAAGACGGCATGGACTCGCTCCACGGAGGCTGGGTGACTGACCTGCACTTCTCCCCAGACAACTCTCTTCTGGTCTCCACTGGCGGCTACATCAAG
- the tcp11l2 gene encoding T-complex protein 11-like protein 2, translating to MPLNDERAASTSGGEDQGSDVESSSERCDSMTSTSDLDCSRESFTSDCSSKPCTPSSSPPKTLTLDEVMKSARDLSNLSIAHEIVVNRNFHLEPNSLPQDSLWKIVRDSVHNAFWDTLESELNEDPPEYGHAIRLLEEIREILLSFFNPGANRMRTQIMDVLDMDLIRQQADNDAVDIQGLASYIITTMGKMCAPVRDEDVKKLSEGPDNIVTLFREIFRVLDLMKADMVNFTIDNLRPLLQRHSVEYEREKFQSILNKLPNALENTTSWIKSAVDDLWTMTPKEKTSGPGKGERLVPGPFKVLNVAFLYMLTWDYDKNPLPETLINDEMRLREIQWQLQQCQAVNEVLLIIHSTVGDPIQGLPSLSERLKRMISVLLDGIHRPHFNLEEALEGVSAQVCCELNKSLTERSYPALTPALQATLTGQICSISQKDNPIRALVEDRVQQYFVTLVFDPKPQVKLEQVPAGLTAIKPELATMGAKFLSLVNYNKSVYGPFYADIFRKLTHSSSSPPAAPQDTAQDSVTSN from the exons ATGCCTCTGAATGATGAGCGAGCTGCCTCCACATCCGGCGGTGAGGACCAGGGCAGTGATGTGGAGTCGTCGTCGGAGCGCTGTGACAGCATGACGTCGACCAGCGACCTGGACTGTTCCCGTGAAAGCTTCACCAGTGACTGCTCCAGCAAGCCTTGCACGCCCTCCT CAAGCCCACCCAAAACCTTAACCCTGGATGAGGTCATGAAGTCTGCCAGAGACCTGTCCAATCTCAGCATTGCCCATGAGATCGTTGTGAACCGCAACTTCCATCTTGAACCAAACAGCCTACCTCAGGACAG tttatggaAGATAGTTAGAGATAGTGTCCACAATGCCTTCTGGGACACCCTGGAGTCCGAGCTGAACGAAGACCCGCCTGAGTACGGGCACGCCATCAGATTATTGGAGGAGATCAGAGAG ATTTTACTGTCATTCTTTAATCCGGGTGCCAATCGGATGCGGACCCAGATTATGGATGTGCTGGACATGGACCTGATTCGTCAGCAGGCTGACAACGATGCTGTAGACATCCAGGGGCTTGCCTCTTACATTATCACCACCATGGGCAAGATGTGTGCACCAGTTAGGGATGAGGATGTCAAGAAGCTCAGCGAAGGCCCGGATAACATAGTGACACTGTTCAG GGAGATCTTCCGTGTGCTGGACTTGATGAAGGCGGACATGGTCAACTTTACAATCGATAACCTGAGGCCTCTGCTGCAGAGGCACAGTGTCGAATATGAGAGGGAAAAGTTTCAGAGCATCCTGAACAAACTACCCA ATGCTTTGGAGAACACCACCTCGTGGATCAAGTCAGCAGTGGATGACCTGTGGACCATGACCCCCAAAGAAAAGACCAGCGGTCCGGGGAAAGGAGAGCGACTGGTGCCTGGGCCCTTTAAGGTCCTCAACGTTGCCTTCCTCTACATGCTCACATGGGACTACGATAAAAACCCACTGCCTGAG ACCTTGATAAATGATGAGATGCGTCTGCGAGAGATTCAGTGGCAGCTCCAGCAGTGTCAGGCGGTGAACGAGGTGCTGCTCATTATCCACAGCACCGTTGGAGATCCTATCCAGGGTCTGCCCTCCCTGTCTGAGCGCCTGAAGAGGATGATTAGTGTGCTGCTGGATGGGATTCACCGCCC GCACTTTAACCTAGAAGAGGCACTAGAGGGCGTCAGTGCTCAAGTCTGCTGTGAGCTCAACAAGTCTTTAACAGAGCGGAGCTATCCTGCCCTGACCCCGGCGCTGCAGGCCACCCTCACAGGCCAGATCTGCAGCATCAGCCAGAAGGACAATCCCATCCGCGCTCTCGTTG AGGATCGTGTGCAGCAGTACTTCGTGACACTCGTCTTTGACCCTAAACCCCAGGTCAAACTCGAACAGGTACCAGCTGGCTTGACTGCTATCAAGCCTGAACTAGCAACGATGGGAGCAAAGTTCCTCTCCCTGGTCAACTACAACAAGAGTGTCTATGGACCTTTCTACGCAGACATCTTCAGGAAGCTGacgcacagcagcagcagcccaccaGCAGCTCCTCAGGACACCGCTCAGGACTCGGTCACCTCCAATTAA